GGATATTACTGAGCCGAAGGAGGATAAAGCATGCCCAAGCGAATTTCACGCCGCTCGTTCCTGGCCGGGTCGGCCGCGGCCGCCCTGGGAGGGTCCGCGTTGAGCCGCACGGCCGACGCTGCGGTCAAGGCCGCCGCGCCGCGGTTCGATATCCTGATCCAGGGCGGGATGCTCCTGGACGGCACAGGGGCCGCCGCATTCCCGGCGGATATCGGTATCCGTGGCGACCGGATCGAGGCTATCGGGACAATCGGGCCGGAGCAGGCGGGGAAGGTGATCCAGGCCGCCGGACTGCATGTCAGCCCCGGGTTCATCGACATCCACACACACTCGGACGGCCTGATCCTGGTCTACCCGGGAGCGGACAGCCGGGTGCGCCAGGGCGTGACCACCGAGCTGGCCGGCAACTGCGGCGGCTCGGCGGCCCCGCTGGCCGGGGTGGATGTGAAGGAGCGGAGCGCGCGGATGCTTGAGGAGGACGGGGTCCGGGCCGAGTGGTCCGACACGGCCGGGTATTTCGCCTGCCTCGAAAAAGCCGGCCTGGCGATCAACCAGGCCCTGCTGACCGGGCACAACACCCTGCGCCAGAACGCAATCGGCATGGCGGACCGCGACCTGAGCGCGGATGAGATGAAGGGCGTGGTCTATGAGCTGGAAAAAGCCCTGGACCAGGGCTCGATGGGGCTGTCCTCCGGCCTGGAGTACCTTCCCGGCAGCTACGCCCCGCCCGGTGAGCTGACCGCCCTGGCCCAGGTCGTGGCGCGTCACGGCGGGCTCTACGCCACCCACATGCGCGATGAGGGCGAGCACCTTCTTGAGGCGGTGAGCGAGGCCCTGGCCACGGCGAAGGCAAGCGGGGTGCGGCTGGAGATATCGCACCTCAAGGCCGCGGGCCGTCCCAACTGGGACAAGCAGCAGCCGGCCCTGGACCTGATAGCCTCGGCCCGAGCCCGCGGGGTGCAGGTGCTGGCGGATGCCTACCCCTACCCGGCCTACTCCACCGGCCTGCCGATCTACCTTCCCGCCTGGGCCGGCGAGGGCGGCGAGTCTGCGCTCTACGCCCGTCTGGCCGATAAGAGCCAGCGCGAGCGCATCCGGGAGGCGGTAAAGCAGCAGATCGCCCTCGACCCGGGGGAATTCAGCCTGATCGTGATCGCCAAGGTCTGGTCGGATAAAAACCGGGACCTGATCGGCAAAAACCTTCAGCAGATAGCCGACAGCCGCGGCGTGGAACCGGCCGAGCTGGTGCTGCAACTGATCGAGGAGGAACAGTCCAAGGTGGACATGATCGGGTTCGGGATGCGGCCCGAAAATGTGGAGATGGTTCTGTCGCACCCGCTGGTGATGCTGGGCTCGGACGGTTACAGCATCGCGCCCACCGGCAAGATGGCGGGCGCGCGGCCCCATCCCCGCTCGTACGGGGCTTTCGCGCGCCTGCTGGGCTATTACTGCCGGGAGCGCAAGCTGTTCGACCTTCCGGCCGCGGTGCGGAAAATCACCTCCATGCCCGCGGACCAGATCGGCCTGAAAGACCGGGGACGGCTGGCCCGCGGGATGGCGGCCGACCTGGTGCTGTTCGACGCCGCCACGGTGGTGGACACGGCGACTTTCGACGACCCGCAGCGCTACGCGAAAGGGGTCGAGTACGTGCTGGTCAACGGCGCGCTCGCGGTAGAGCGCGGGCAGAGCACTCCGGCCCGGGCCGGGCGGGTGATCCGCCGCGGCTGATTCGGCCGCTCAGGGCCGCAGGCGCCAGGCGCCGTTGTAGTTCACTACATCCTTGTCCGATCCACCATCCGGCACACCCGCGGCCGGCCCGTGGAACAGGCTGCCGCCGAACGTGGCCACGTAGAGCATGGACGGGTCGTACGGGTCGGGTACGGCGCGGTGGCCCCACTTGAAATTGAACCCCTCGACCCGCCGCCACGAACCGCCGCGGTCATCCGAGCGCCAGAGGGCGCTGTTGAACGTGGTGAGGTACAGGGTCTGCGGGCTGCGGCTGTCCACGGTCACGCCGAAAGCGTACGCGGCCTGGTTGAAAGAGAGTTTCCAGCTCCGGCCGCAGTCCTCCGAGACCCATAGTCCGCCGCCCGCGAGGCTGTCACCCTGCATCTGCGGCCAGGCGGCCAGGTACAGACGGTCGGGGTTGTCCGGGTCGCAAGCCAGATCGTTGGGCGCGACCACGCCCGCGGGCAGGGGCGCCGGATTCCAGGTTTCCGCCCGGTCCAGGCTCGTGTACAGCGCTCCGGGGACCAGATTGCCCTGGCTGTCGTAAGTCTTGAACACCACCAGGAAAAGCTGCCCTGAGGGCAACTGGCTCATGCGCAGGCAGTGACGGTTGCCCCCGAGCCCCTTGTCCGCCGCCTGCCAGCTCGCCCCGCTGTCCACCGACTTGTACACCCCGGAGCCGAAAGCGCAGATATACAGCGTGCGCAGGCTGTCCGGGCCGGAGCTGTCCAGCAGGATATGGGTGGGGATAGTGCCAGCGGGAAGGCCGTCGTTGCTCGCCCGCCAGGTGCCGCCGCCGTCCTCGGACACAGCCACTCCGCCCTCGTAGCTCTGCATCCTGTCCGTGCGGTAGTACATCTTGGTGCGGGGAAGGTCGTGCGCCCCGGACCAGGCCGCGTAGATACGCCCTTTCACCGCTGGGTCAAACTCCAGCCAGTAGCAGGTGTTGGTCCATTTGGCCGGAACGCCCCGGATGGCGTGCCGCCAGGAGCGGCCCCCGTCAAGGGTCTGAAAAAGCCCGAAATCGGCGTAGGTGATCAGGAAATGCTGCGGGTCGAAGGGGTCGAAATGGACCCCGTAGGTGGTGGTGCCCTCCATGCCGCGGGTCGTGGCGGAACTGTCGGGCAGATCGTCGCTGCCCACCTGTTCCCAGTGCTTGCCGCCGTCCAGGGTGCGCAGCGTGCGGTTGTCGGTCAGATAGCAGACCTCGGGCCGGGTGGGGCAGATGCCGTAGGAGTTCGGCTCGCCGGCCCAGGGGATCCCGAAGCTGCGGTCTTTCCAGTAGCCGGTGTAGTTGCCGCTCAATAGCCCCTGCTCCGAGCCGCGGTACGACCACTGCCAACTCGCCCCGCCGTCCTTGGAGGACAGGGTGCCGAAATGGGTCTGGAGCTGTCCGTCCACCTTGACCGGCCAGGCCGTGCACGAAAGGTAGAGCACATCCGGGTCGCCCTCGCAGGCGGCCAGGGTCCTGAACACCGGCAAAGCCCCGCTCGAGGACCAACCCTCCAGCAGTCCGTTGTTGGCCTCCTGCCAGGACACGGCCCCATCCGTGCTGCGCCAGATGCCGCCCTCCACTTTGCCCGCGCCGTTCTGACGCAGCGGAGTAAGGATATACAGCACCGCTCCGCCATCCGGTTTGCAGCCGCCGGTAGCCATGATTATCCCTGAGCTGTCGGGCCGGGCCAGTGGTTCGGCTCCCCCAGCCCCCAGACGGAACACACCTCTCTCGGTGAAAACGATAGCCTCCTCCACCTGTCCCAGCCAGCTTCCGGGGATGATATCGAGCACCTCACGCCCCGGCACGCAGGCCGCGACAGTCCAGCTTGAGGCCGTATCGTGCGAGACCAGCACGCGGCACGAATCCCGCGGCCCGTCCGGCCGGCGCGAGGGTCCAAGGCCCAGCCAGAGGTGCGCGCGGTCCGAGGGATCGACCCGCACCTTGAGGACCAGACCGTCCGGCATCCCGTCCGCCGTTGCATACGACTGGTCGGCCTCATCCCCCACCATCCGCTCGCCGGTCACCGCGGAGGGTGACGGGTAGACCAGTTCCCAGGCGCGGCCCTTGTCCCGGCTGCGGTAGAGCGCGCTCGTGGCGGCATAGACCGTGGCGCTGTCGCCTGGGTCGAACTCGAAATCGTTGACCACGGCCCGCAGGTTGAAATTACGCCAGCTCCGGCCGCCGTCCCACGTGCCATACGAGCCGGTCATGTCGCAACAGATAAACACATTGTCCGGGTCCGAGGGGTTTACGGTCGAGCAGTAAACCGCGCCGCCGCCGCCTGGGCCGAGGTTGGTCCAGCCCTTGGCGGCCAAGCCGGGGGCAGCGTCTTTCCTCCCGGCGGTGGAGCAGGCGAGCAGGAACAGGGATAGTGTGGCAAGGGCGGCAACAGGAGTTTTCATTGACGGCTCCGTGGAATGGCTCATTCAGAGATGACAGTACGGGGGTCGTCTACACGGCCCGGCTGGCAACGTTATTTTTTTAACGAACCTGAGGATAATTCCTAAGGCAGGATAAAGCAATGCGGAATTTGAAGGTCAGGGACAGGCGCAACCTGCCGGAGCTGTATTGCATCGCCCCGGCGGATTGGCCGGCTGCAGTGGGCAGCCGGCAGCCTGGAATGATAACTCCTATTCCAACCGGATAAGCGGGGGGGTCTTGTCGAACAGCGGGCTCACCGTGATATTGCGGACAATGTATTTCGGGCAGCGGTCGCAGTGGCCCATGCACTGGTTGTCGGTACGCAACTCCTCGCGGATGGTCCAGCATTTTTTGCGCGGATCGATGAACGCCGGGCAATGCATCCGGTTGTCGCATTCTATTATCTCCCAGCAGGGAGCCACGGCCAGCAGGGCCTTGATACCGGCGAGGGTCAGTCCGCGCTCGTGTATCAGCGATTTGATCTGCTTTATCCGGCGGACATCGAAATCATCATACTGGCGCTGAATACTGCTTTCGCGCCTTTTCGGATTGATCAGCCCTTCTTCCTCGTATTCTCGGATCCTCTTCTCGGTCAACCCGACTTGCCGGGCGACCTGGCCGATCCTGTAATACATTCAGACCTCCAATCCGTTGACGGATTGTACACAAAAGATCAATATATTGGAATTAGTTACGTGTAGGTAATTTGCAACATTTCTTTCATTCAGTCAATAAAAACAGAAAATTCCGGTCGAAAGTTACAGCATTGATTACGGTTGCAGTCGTACCACGGATCATCTTGACAATGGAAGAAAATGCTGAGTAAATATAGAAGAGCCGAAATGTCGAAACCGACTGAATCGATCCTTCCAGCCAGCAGCCGGGGCTCAAACACACGGGTTGGCTGTCGGGGACAAACCTCAAGCGGAGAGGGTTTGATGAGCCAGTGGAGCGAGGAATACAGAGTGAACGTGGCCGTGCTGGATGAACAGCATAAAATGCTGTTCCACCTGCTCGATGACCTCGAAAACTGCCTGAAGGGGAACAACACTGAGGATATAGCGTTCATAATCGGCGAGCTGCACGCCTACGCGCTGTACCATTTCGCCGCCGAGGAACGTCTGCTGGCGCGTTTCAATTTTGCTGGCTTGGATGCCCACCGTGCGGAACACCGCGAGTTCGAGGCCAAGGTTTTCGAGTTCCGCTCACGCTCCATACACCCCGATCCGGGCCTGCCGCTGCAGATGAAAGATTTTCTGGAACAGTGGATTGCCAGCCACATCAAGAAAACAGACAAGGAATATTCGGAATTCTTCAACAGTTACGGCATTTTCTGAAGGCCGGGTCTCGCGGGGGGCTCGGGGCGGTTTACGGCTGTACGGCTGAACGCTGAGTGAGCGTGCTTTTCAGGCAATCGCCCAGGTCCTGCAGGCGGTAAGGCTTGGTAATTATCCCGCTGAAGCCGTGATCACGGTAGCGGGACAGCACGGGATCGCTGGAGTAGCCGCTCGAAACCACGGCTTTCACCTGCGGGTCTATTTCCAGCAGGTGCCGGACAGTCTCTTTGCCCCCCATGCCTCCCGGCACTGTCAGGTCGAGAATCACGAGGTCGAATTTCCGTCCGGCTTCCATTTCTCTGCGGTAGGTTTCCACTGCCTCGGCGCCGTCCGCGGTGAGGCTCACCCGGTAGCCGATGTGTTCGAGCATGGCCTTGGCCACGTCGCGCACCACCGGCTCGTCGTCCATCAGCAGCACTCTCCCCCTGCCCGGTTCCACATTGTCCCATTCCCCGCGCAATGTCACGACAGATGCGTCGCGCAAGGCGGGCAGGAATATGTGGAAACGGCTCCCTTTGCCCGGCTCCGACTCGACCCGGATGTCTCCGCCGTGCTTGTGGATTATGGCGTAGCTGGTGGCCAGCCCCAGCCCGCTGCCTTTCTGCTTGGTGGTGAAATAGGGGTCGAAGATACGGCTCAGGTGCTCGGGGGGGATGCCGGTGCCCATGTCCTCGACCGTTATACAGATATAGTCTCCGGGGCGCAGGGTCGCCCTGTCGTTCTCACCCAGCGCCCGGTTGGCCGCCCGCACGATCAGGCTGCCGCCATCCGGCATGGCCTGGTCGGCGTTGATGACCAGGTTGTTCAGCACCTGCCCGATCTGTCCCTCATCCACCTCGGCGTTCCACAGGTCGGCCTGGATCTCGAAGCGGCAGTTCACGTTGGAGCCGTGCAGCGAGAACGTAACCGCCTCGCGGATCAAAGCCTCCAGCGAGATGACTGTCTTGACCGGCATGCCGCCCTTCGAGAAAGTCAGAAGCTGCTGGGTCAGGTTCTTGGCAATCAGGCTGGCTTTCTCCGCCTCGGTCAGGATGGAGTGTGCACGGTGCTCCCGCTCCAGCATCACCTTGGCCAGCGAGATATTGCCCAGCACCGCGGTCAGGATGTTGTTGAAATCGTGCGCGATGCCGCCGGCCAACAAGCCCACCGATTCGAGCTTGGCCGCCTTGCCGCGCTCCTGTTCGAGCTGACGCAGTTCCGTGGTGTCGGTGCAGGAGGCGACATAGCCAAGCGGCCTTCCCATCGTGTCCGTCACCACGCTGGACTGGACCAGCACCGTGATCAGACTGCCGTCCATCCGCTTGCCGCTCAGCTCGCTGCGCCAGATGCGGTTGTGCTCGAACTCCTGTATTATCATGGATTCATCCAGCGTCTCCTGCAGAAAATCGGAGTAGCGGCGCCCCTCCACCTGCTGCGTCGATTCGAAGCCCCACATCCTGGCAAAGGCCTCGTTGACATAGGTCACGGTGCCCTCCAGGTCCGCCATGAGAATGCCGGTCAG
Above is a window of bacterium DNA encoding:
- a CDS encoding D-aminoacylase, which produces MPKRISRRSFLAGSAAAALGGSALSRTADAAVKAAAPRFDILIQGGMLLDGTGAAAFPADIGIRGDRIEAIGTIGPEQAGKVIQAAGLHVSPGFIDIHTHSDGLILVYPGADSRVRQGVTTELAGNCGGSAAPLAGVDVKERSARMLEEDGVRAEWSDTAGYFACLEKAGLAINQALLTGHNTLRQNAIGMADRDLSADEMKGVVYELEKALDQGSMGLSSGLEYLPGSYAPPGELTALAQVVARHGGLYATHMRDEGEHLLEAVSEALATAKASGVRLEISHLKAAGRPNWDKQQPALDLIASARARGVQVLADAYPYPAYSTGLPIYLPAWAGEGGESALYARLADKSQRERIREAVKQQIALDPGEFSLIVIAKVWSDKNRDLIGKNLQQIADSRGVEPAELVLQLIEEEQSKVDMIGFGMRPENVEMVLSHPLVMLGSDGYSIAPTGKMAGARPHPRSYGAFARLLGYYCRERKLFDLPAAVRKITSMPADQIGLKDRGRLARGMAADLVLFDAATVVDTATFDDPQRYAKGVEYVLVNGALAVERGQSTPARAGRVIRRG
- a CDS encoding MerR family transcriptional regulator — protein: MYYRIGQVARQVGLTEKRIREYEEEGLINPKRRESSIQRQYDDFDVRRIKQIKSLIHERGLTLAGIKALLAVAPCWEIIECDNRMHCPAFIDPRKKCWTIREELRTDNQCMGHCDRCPKYIVRNITVSPLFDKTPPLIRLE
- a CDS encoding bacteriohemerythrin, with product MSQWSEEYRVNVAVLDEQHKMLFHLLDDLENCLKGNNTEDIAFIIGELHAYALYHFAAEERLLARFNFAGLDAHRAEHREFEAKVFEFRSRSIHPDPGLPLQMKDFLEQWIASHIKKTDKEYSEFFNSYGIF